The Methanobacterium alcaliphilum genome has a window encoding:
- a CDS encoding 50S ribosomal protein L11 yields the protein MAKDTVEILIEGGKATPGPPLGPAIGPLGINMMQVVEQINSKTSDFAGMKVPVKVIVDTGTKEFEIEIGTPPTTALIMDELKIEKGSQDPGMDKVADLSIEQALKIARMKFDALLANDYKHAAKEVMGTCVSMGITVAGKDPRETQKEVDQGVYDDILKA from the coding sequence ATGGCTAAAGATACCGTTGAGATTCTTATAGAAGGCGGAAAAGCCACTCCAGGCCCACCTCTGGGTCCTGCGATTGGTCCGTTAGGAATTAACATGATGCAAGTAGTGGAACAAATTAACAGTAAAACTTCAGATTTTGCAGGAATGAAAGTACCTGTAAAAGTTATTGTTGATACTGGTACTAAAGAATTTGAAATTGAAATTGGTACTCCACCAACTACAGCTTTAATAATGGATGAGCTAAAAATAGAAAAAGGCTCCCAAGATCCAGGTATGGATAAAGTGGCAGATCTTTCTATTGAACAAGCTCTCAAAATTGCCCGAATGAAATTCGATGCTTTACTAGCCAATGACTATAAACACGCTGCCAAAGAAGTTATGGGTACTTGCGTGAGTATGGGAATAACAGTAGCGGGTAAAGATCCTCGAGAAACTCAAAAAGAAGTTGATCAGGGCGTTTATGATGATATTTTAAAAGCTTAA